The sequence below is a genomic window from Vicingus serpentipes.
TAGTGTAAACAAAGTTGAAGAGCAAGAAAATAACTTACAGGTTTATCCAAACCCATTTAACAACCAATTTATGGTAAACTATAAATTGGAGAATGCAACAGCGCAGTTAATGGTGTTTAATATGTATGGTAAATTGGTAAGCAATCAGCTTATTTCAACAACTAACACAATGGTAGATTTATCTGCAGAAGCAAACGGAATATATTTTGTGCAAATTACCGATGGAGCAACTAGAATTACCAAGAAAATGGTGAAACAGTAGCAAATGAAAGATTCCGTGTCAAGCACGGAATGATGTGGTGTTTTTATTTATTGATTTTAGTTAATAATTTTTTAGCCATATCAATGTCATATAAATCTTCAATTAAAGCGTCTTCCCTAGGGGAGGCGCTTAATATTTTGTTTAACAATACTTTTGCTTCTGCATTTCTTTTAACTTCAGTTAAATACTCAGCATAAAAGTAAATGTTAGAAATCGACTTTGGGTTTATTTTTAGCGCTTCAATAAGGTGTTTCTCAGCAATTTCTTTCGAAGGCCAAGTAAGTATAAAAGGAATGTTTGGAACTTTATAATTAATAACGCCCATTAATTTATGAGGTGCACCATCAGCAAAAGCAGGATCTAAATCCATCAATTTTTCGGTGTAAGTTTTAATTTTATCTGCTAAGCCTTCTTTAGCAGAAGAAACAATTCCTTTTGCCTCGCCATATTTACTAAAGTTGGCAATATACCAGAGTAGAATAGCACTGTTTTTAGGGTAAAGTGCAATTGCTTTTTCGCCTAGTTCTGATCCTAACAAGTAGTTTTTTTTCTGCTCGTCTTTAGTTCTTACCACAAAAGCACCTTTGTAGTAGTAACTTAATAGTAAATAATCGTAAGCTCTTTCTGTATTTTTATTTTCAGCTATGCTTTTAGTAAACGAACTAATGGCTAGGTTAATATTGGTAGAGTCAACAATAAGTCCTTCATGTATTTCGGCTCTTTTATCAAAATAAATAATCCCTTTTTCTAAATCAGTTTGGGCGAAACAAGATGAAACGCCCAAACTGATAAAAAATAATATAACTAACCTATAAAAAACACTCATGTTATGCACTCACTTTTTTTAACCTCATTTTTAGTTTTTCAACTAACAAAAATAATACTGGTACAACTATTAAAGTTAAGAAGGTAGCAATAAACAAACCATAAATTACAGTCCAAGCTAATGGGCCCCAAAATATTACGTTGTCACCTCCAAAATAAATGTTTGCATCAAATTCGCTGACTAAAGTATAAAAATTAATGTTTAAACCTGTAGCTAAAGGTATTAAGCCTAAAATGGTTGTAATAGCAGTAAGTAATACCGGACGTAAACGAGCTTTACCTGCTCTTACAATTAATTCGTATAAATCATCTTTTCCAACAAATTCATGTTTAGTTAATCCTAAATCTTCTTTTTTTCTTTTAATTAATAAATCAGCATAATCTAGAAGCACCACACCGTTGTTTACAACAATTCCGGCTAATGAGATAATTCCCATCATGGTCATCATAATAACGAATGGTTTTCCGGTTACAATTAAACCACCAAAAACCCCAATTAAGCTTAAAAAGATAGCTAGCATAATAATAGCAGGTTTAGAAATAGAATTGAACTGAAAGATTAAGATTAAAAAGATTAAACCAAGACCAGTAAAAAAAGCACCCATTAAAAATGACATTTGCTTATTTTGTTCTTCAATTTGTCCAGTATAATCAATATTTACAGACTCTGGTTTGTCTGTAAAATTTTTCATTTCAGCTTGAACTTCTTTTACAATAGCGCCTGCATCAGTAAATCCAGGGCTTAATGCAGAGTAAACAGTTACTACTCTTTTTGCATTTTTATGCTTAATTGCATTAAAGCCTGAGTTGTTTTTTTGTGATGCAACAACTGAAACCGGTATTTCTTTAATTTGCCCATCAGACATGTCTCTAAAGGTTATCTTTTGGTCAAATAAAGCGCTAGTGTTGTATTTATTTTCTTTGTTAAAACGAACATAAATATCATAATCATCACCATCTTCTTTGTAAACACCAGCTTTTACACCAAAAATAGAATTACGAAGTTGTTGTCCAACCTGAGCTGCGTTTACCCCAAGCTCACCAGCTTTTTTTCTGTCTATCTCAACTTGCATA
It includes:
- a CDS encoding TRAP transporter TatT component family protein, which gives rise to MSVFYRLVILFFISLGVSSCFAQTDLEKGIIYFDKRAEIHEGLIVDSTNINLAISSFTKSIAENKNTERAYDYLLLSYYYKGAFVVRTKDEQKKNYLLGSELGEKAIALYPKNSAILLWYIANFSKYGEAKGIVSSAKEGLADKIKTYTEKLMDLDPAFADGAPHKLMGVINYKVPNIPFILTWPSKEIAEKHLIEALKINPKSISNIYFYAEYLTEVKRNAEAKVLLNKILSASPREDALIEDLYDIDMAKKLLTKINK